Proteins from one Mesotoga infera genomic window:
- a CDS encoding radical SAM/SPASM domain-containing protein, with translation MSFLPEKIGAAFASVNPRLSKVFLPWVVKNPRYLRGAPKLLKAFNEAEEIRASLMTEEDVMIPPIMILSITNRCNLSCDGCFAHTLGNSGKSATGRSVMTVQDWQSVIDQGRGLGVYTFLIAGGEPFMLPGLIDICLNNRDRIFVIFTNGTAIGETELQKLKKTTNTVVVVSVEGGRELTDDRRGEGVFESAVDTMERLHRNGIVGGISVTITRKNHHFWMEDENLDYFIDRGAKLAFFTEYIPTDEGGSTSVSRSPMGDLNITSGEESYTVLKSEERKSFREKILYYKANKSLFIIHSPGDEELFGGCVSSGKGFIHVNPYGDLTPCPVSDIATHNMKKVSLKEGLSSPLFVEIRKSEDMLENGDGPCALFSHQKELEELRRKVGAYKTGL, from the coding sequence ATGAGTTTTTTACCGGAAAAGATCGGAGCGGCTTTTGCGAGCGTCAACCCTAGACTTTCGAAAGTATTCCTTCCATGGGTCGTGAAAAATCCCAGATATCTGAGAGGAGCACCGAAACTCCTTAAGGCTTTTAACGAAGCCGAAGAGATTCGCGCCTCTCTAATGACGGAAGAAGATGTGATGATTCCGCCGATAATGATTCTCAGCATCACCAACCGCTGCAATCTCAGCTGCGACGGTTGCTTCGCCCACACACTGGGCAACTCGGGAAAATCGGCTACGGGCAGATCTGTCATGACTGTTCAAGACTGGCAGAGCGTTATCGATCAGGGAAGAGGACTGGGAGTGTACACTTTTCTCATCGCCGGTGGAGAGCCTTTCATGTTACCGGGCCTGATAGATATCTGCCTCAATAACAGGGACAGGATCTTCGTTATCTTCACCAACGGCACGGCTATCGGGGAGACCGAACTCCAGAAACTCAAGAAAACGACAAACACGGTCGTGGTCGTCAGCGTCGAGGGAGGAAGAGAATTGACCGACGATAGAAGGGGCGAAGGAGTCTTCGAAAGCGCCGTCGATACCATGGAAAGACTTCACAGAAACGGAATCGTAGGAGGAATATCGGTTACTATAACAAGAAAGAATCACCATTTCTGGATGGAAGACGAAAATCTTGATTACTTCATAGACCGCGGCGCTAAATTGGCATTCTTCACCGAGTATATACCGACCGACGAGGGAGGTTCGACGTCCGTTTCGCGGAGTCCCATGGGGGATTTGAACATAACCAGCGGTGAAGAGAGCTACACCGTATTGAAGAGCGAGGAAAGAAAAAGCTTCAGGGAGAAGATTCTATATTATAAAGCCAATAAGTCTCTTTTCATAATCCACTCTCCGGGTGACGAAGAACTGTTCGGAGGTTGTGTATCGTCTGGAAAAGGTTTCATACATGTCAATCCCTACGGCGATCTGACGCCGTGTCCAGTTTCGGATATAGCGACTCACAACATGAAGAAGGTGTCTCTCAAAGAAGGCCTTTCGAGCCCTCTCTTCGTCGAGATTCGAAAGAGCGAAGACATGCTGGAAAACGGCGATGGTCCATGTGCACTCTTCTCGCACCAGAAAGAGCTGGAAGAGCTCCGCAGAAAAGTCGGGGCGTACAAGACCGGGCTTTAA
- a CDS encoding N5-glutamine methyltransferase family protein: MKAKELLKNSIERLDRAGIDGSRFIVRLLFRELLSLSDSEIIVGTTEIPVRLCLSMDCAIERLIDGEPLDYVIGRRNFLGVRLKVNTSVLIPRPETEELAQMVIDRERGSTVFADVATGSGAIACALASHLSHSHVLASDLSLAALEVAMENAAGNGLNNISFYHGNNLAALENSLEEIEVIISNPPYIKTFMLKSLDRQVAGYEPILALDGGSDGLDFYRDFFELLPEGKRVYLEIAEYSVEGLSDLAASLKGYEYSFEKDFYGSYRFMLLRPAADH; encoded by the coding sequence TTGAAAGCGAAAGAACTTCTGAAAAACAGCATAGAGAGACTCGATAGAGCGGGGATTGACGGTTCCCGCTTTATCGTTCGTCTTCTTTTCAGAGAGCTACTCTCTTTAAGCGACAGCGAAATTATCGTCGGAACGACGGAAATTCCCGTCCGATTGTGTCTTTCCATGGACTGTGCGATTGAAAGGTTGATCGACGGTGAGCCTTTGGACTATGTAATTGGTCGGAGGAATTTTCTCGGTGTTCGGTTGAAGGTGAACACTTCGGTTCTCATACCCAGACCGGAGACTGAGGAACTGGCGCAAATGGTTATCGATAGAGAGAGAGGTTCGACCGTATTCGCCGACGTGGCCACCGGAAGCGGCGCCATAGCCTGCGCACTAGCCAGTCATCTTTCTCATTCTCACGTTCTGGCCAGCGATTTGTCTCTGGCTGCGCTGGAAGTTGCAATGGAGAACGCCGCCGGAAACGGTCTGAACAACATAAGCTTCTACCACGGGAATAACTTGGCCGCCCTGGAAAATTCCCTGGAAGAGATCGAGGTAATAATCTCCAATCCGCCTTACATAAAGACTTTCATGCTGAAATCGCTCGACAGGCAAGTGGCAGGATACGAACCCATCCTGGCACTCGATGGTGGCAGCGACGGACTTGATTTTTATCGCGATTTCTTCGAGCTTCTCCCTGAAGGAAAGCGAGTCTATCTGGAGATCGCTGAATACAGCGTGGAGGGATTGTCCGACCTTGCAGCTTCTTTGAAAGGCTACGAATACTCTTTCGAAAAGGATTTTTACGGCTCTTACAGATTCATGCTACTCCGTCCAGCCGCCGATCATTAG
- a CDS encoding metal-sulfur cluster assembly factor yields the protein MSITKEKVMEALSQVYDLEIGFDIVSLGLIYAVEVEDSDVRIKMTMTTPMCPLAGLMLEDARRKVSEIEGIKDVKMELTFDPPWTPEMASDDVRKILGL from the coding sequence TTGAGTATCACTAAAGAAAAAGTGATGGAAGCCCTGAGCCAGGTGTACGACCTTGAAATAGGTTTCGACATCGTCTCACTCGGTCTAATATATGCAGTGGAAGTAGAAGACAGCGACGTGAGGATTAAGATGACCATGACCACACCGATGTGCCCTCTGGCCGGTCTCATGCTTGAAGACGCCAGAAGAAAGGTCAGCGAGATCGAAGGGATAAAGGACGTGAAGATGGAACTGACTTTCGATCCGCCCTGGACCCCCGAGATGGCCAGCGATGATGTGAGGAAGATTCTGGGACTTTGA
- a CDS encoding peptidylprolyl isomerase — protein sequence MKRLLIAVLFILSTVIPVIAQTENASNDTVAATVNGEIIYMDTFLSKVLPSYTEISKRIEEVDPVFSDILINTEVGQNLLAEYEKRSLEALIEETLVMQYAREVGIEIDIQAIRETVNKSIMDTLTELNIAKSDADLFYILKGYIDGLASYESKVVRDLAYREALNTLYLAVTDSATVSEDEVLQYYQANSSRYAVAEEKVTVKLLLFDSFSEAYSVWKAASRDSNPAAVLDTFPDVQNKSYTRQEIESVNPELVRSLFKTTRGELLPSVVTMDNRYAVIYLVSYTPAGTKSLDEMRGEIEETLINEKKDLLWKSWRAEEFEPFKQNSTITRYYDNIGGEQP from the coding sequence TTGAAGAGGCTGCTTATCGCTGTCCTGTTTATACTTTCTACTGTTATCCCCGTTATTGCTCAGACCGAGAATGCTTCAAACGATACCGTGGCGGCCACGGTGAATGGTGAAATCATTTATATGGATACCTTTCTTTCAAAGGTTCTGCCGAGTTATACGGAGATCTCGAAGCGTATAGAAGAGGTTGACCCGGTCTTTTCCGATATTCTTATCAATACCGAAGTCGGGCAAAACTTGCTGGCCGAGTACGAAAAGCGCTCTCTAGAGGCTCTAATAGAAGAGACACTGGTGATGCAATATGCTCGGGAGGTTGGAATTGAGATAGACATTCAAGCGATAAGGGAAACGGTCAACAAATCCATCATGGATACGCTAACCGAGCTGAATATAGCCAAATCCGATGCCGATCTTTTTTATATACTCAAGGGCTACATAGACGGTCTTGCGTCTTACGAATCTAAGGTTGTAAGAGATCTGGCCTACAGGGAAGCCCTGAACACTCTTTATCTAGCCGTTACAGACAGTGCAACGGTGAGCGAAGATGAAGTACTCCAGTACTACCAGGCCAATTCTTCCAGATACGCGGTGGCGGAAGAGAAGGTTACTGTGAAACTCCTCCTGTTCGACTCCTTCTCGGAAGCTTACTCCGTATGGAAAGCGGCTTCCAGAGACTCGAACCCGGCCGCGGTACTCGACACTTTCCCCGACGTTCAAAACAAAAGCTATACGAGGCAGGAGATCGAAAGCGTCAATCCGGAGCTGGTGAGATCGCTCTTCAAAACCACCAGGGGCGAGTTGCTTCCTTCCGTCGTGACGATGGACAACAGGTACGCAGTGATCTATCTGGTCTCCTATACACCGGCCGGCACCAAGAGTTTGGACGAGATGCGCGGGGAAATAGAAGAGACCCTGATCAACGAGAAGAAAGATCTTCTCTGGAAGAGCTGGAGGGCGGAAGAGTTCGAGCCGTTCAAGCAGAATTCGACTATCACGAGATATTACGATAACATTGGAGGAGAACAGCCTTGA